In Oryza brachyantha chromosome 1, ObraRS2, whole genome shotgun sequence, the following are encoded in one genomic region:
- the LOC102705855 gene encoding disease resistance protein Pik-2-like — protein MEAAVVSSTEGVVGILLRKLGGFLSDKYVLLSGVRHEIQELKDDLESMNACLRDLAAAGDGYDQTEQTRTWMKQVREVAYDAEDCIDGFWRHSRRGRHFRDEGLVAGWLRRTVIRPLETLRAMHKLAVEVQILKARALKVSERRLRYRLEAPAPAPPIPKTVGSCAVDSSPGRWRYDDDLDRRLPALNIDESRLVGVRSKTKAILSLLEDGGGHPARRKVVSIVGFGGLGKTTLAATVYNSPTVQGIQHRAFVTVSRNCDLRALLESLLKQLVQTPLMMRDPRKCGQETAGGAGDHDPLRGVETWDIPQLITQCSFQLDGKRYFIVLDDLWNLADWANLKVAFPDNDKQSRILITTRDRHVAENCCSSLTDHVHEMEPLPIQQSRKLFFNRVFQSDECPPQYKSLEKISEDILNKCSGLPLAIVSIGGMLTRKENMTPTEWSKIYARLGYGLETNADLKGMRRILSLGYHDLPYHLKACFLYLSIFREGYEIKRGPLVRRWAAEGFIGGTREWNPEEAAEKYLDEFVSRSIVTPTRVASSGVVRCCKVHDIMLEVVTAKCIQENFISFFGNNRQHEDNLMVASTVGHDKIRRFSVHGTGQKPHGGDKVQEHSNDEKPSRRKRQLRQGNYKEEWGINLSFARSLLMLQCTVKPLPAISFARLKLLRVLDLEGCRWLSEQDLQDIYRLPLLRYLSLRDTGVSWLPKSVGRLEELMTLDIRETHIRVIPEAITRLENLKHLLAGRYRHYTRTRRVKIFEPLEAMTLPSGLRRMRSLQTIAHVDVASSFLVMHELCELPWLTKLCAFNSDYGGNKWHWFASSLSKLSNSLRHLSIIHWRNGDTGLEDFMELSSPPIFLEKFYLWGMLSALPPWISHLSNLVDLSLRENFLYDGEMVMEQLGRLPSLLSLKLYHQSYMGRELYIRENLFRRLKQLILDNLPNLSKLSFQGGAPELERLTLAFLKEPIDGIVGIDKLPRLKEVEFFGHIIVDSVVEGMVAVCKTHPNKPRVYRDDRPMEDSESSS, from the exons ATGGAGGCCGCCGTGGTGAGCTCCACCGAGGGCGTGGTGGGGATCCTCCTGCGCAAGCTCGGTGGCTTCCTCTCCGACAAGTACGTCCTCCTCAGCGGCGTCCGCCACGAGATCCAGGAGCTGAAGGACGACCTCGAGAGCATGAACGCCTGCCTCCgtgacctcgccgccgccggcgacggctacGACCAGACCGAGCAG ACGAGGACGTGGATGAAGCAAGTGAGGGAGGTGGCGTACGACGCCGAGGACTGCATCGACGGATTCTGGCGCCacagccgccgcggccgccattTCCGCGACGAGGgcctcgtcgccggctggCTGCGGAGGACGGTGATCCGGCCGCTGGAGACGCTGCGGGCGATGCACAAGCTGGCCGTGGAGGTCCAGATCCTCAAGGCCCGCGCGCTCAAGGTGAGCGAGCGGAGGCTGAGGTACAGGCtggaggcgccggcgccggcgccgcccattCCCAAGACCGTTGGCTCCTGCGCCGTCGACTCCTCCCCCGGCCGCTGGCGctacgacgacgacctcgacCGCCGGTTGCCGGCGCTCAACATCGACGAGTCCCGCCTCGTGGGCGTCCGCAGCAAGACGAAGGCCATCCTCAGTCTGctggaggacggcggcggccacccgGCCCGCCGGAAGGTGGTCTCCATCGTCGGCTTCGGCGGCCTGGGCAAGACGAcgctggcggcgacggtgtACAACAGCCCGACGGTGCAGGGGATCCAGCACCGGGCGTTCGTGACGGTGTCCCGGAACTGCGACCTCCGCGCGCTGCTGGAATCGTTGCTGAAGCAGCTCGTCCAGACGCCATTGATGATGAGAGATCCACGGAAATGCGGCCAAGAAacagccggcggcgccggcgaccatGACCCGCTCAGAGGAGTCGAAACCTGGGACATACCACAGCTCATCACGCAATGCAGTTTTCAATTGGACGGCAAAAG GTACTTCATTGTTTTGGATGACCTATGGAATCTAGCGGATTGGGCAAATCTGAAGGTGGCTTTTCCTGATAATGACAAGCAAAGTAGAATACTTATTACTACACGGGATCGACATGTTGCTGAAAATTGCTGCTCTAGCCTCACCGACCATGTTCATGAAATGGAGCCCTTACCTATTCAGCAATCCAGAAAGCTATTTTTCAACAGAGTGTTTCAGTCAGACGAGTGCCCTCCACAGTACAAAAGCTTGGAGAAGATCTCCGAGGATATCTTGAACAAATGCAGTGGCTTGCCACTAGCCATTGTCAGCATTGGAGGAATGCTAACTCGAAAGGAGAACATGACACCGACAGAATGGAGCAAGATCTATGCCAGATTGGGCTATGGGCTAGAAACAAATGCTGATCTCAAAGGGATGAGGAGGATACTCTCTCTGGGTTACCATGATCTGCCCTACCATTTGAAGGCATGCTTCTTGTATCTGAGCATTTTCCGTGAGGGCTACGAGATCAAGAGAGGGCCCCTAGTGAGGCGATGGGCGGCTGAGGGCTTCATCGGTGGCACACGTGAATGGAATCCAGAAGAGGCTGCAGAGAAGTACCTTGATGAGTTTGTCAGTAGAAGCATTGTCACACCCACTCGAGTTGCTAGCAGCGGCGTGGTCAGGTGCTGCAAGGTCCATGACATAATGCTGGAGGTGGTCACGGCCAAGTGCATCCAGGAGAACTTCATCTCCTTCTTTGGGAACAACCGGCAGCATGAGGACAACCTGATGGTGGCATCAACAGTTGGGCATGACAAGATCCGACGGTTTTCGGTCCATGGCACCGGCCAGAAACCCCATGGCGGTGACAAGGTGCAGGAGCATTCCAACGATGAGAAGCCatcgaggaggaagaggcagCTGCGACAGGGTAACTACAAGGAAGAGTGGGGCATAAACTTGTCGTTTGCTCGTTCTTTGCTGATGCTTCAATGCACTGTCAAACCATTGCCGGCGATTAGCTTCGCACGCTTGAAGCTCCTAAGGGTGCTGGACCTCGAAGGCTGTCGTTGGCTGAGCGAGCAAGATCTGCAAGACATCTACAGGTTGCCCCTTTTGAGATACCTGAGCCTTAGAGACACCGGTGTTTCATGGCTGCCGAAATCAGTAGGGAGGCTGGAAGAACTGATGACGCTAGACATAAGGGAAACTCACATTAGGGTGATCCCGGAGGCCATCACCCGGCTTGAAAACCTAAAGCATCTTCTTGCTGGCAGGTATAGGCACTACACAAGAACTCGTCGCGTGAAGATCTTTGAACCGTTAGAAGCCATGACTCTGCCCAGCGGTCTACGAAGGATGAGGTCCCTTCAGACAATTGCCCATGTCGATGTCGCATCGAGCTTCCTTGTGATGCATGAGTTGTGTGAGCTACCATGGCTGACCAAGCTATGCGCTTTCAACTCCGACTACGGAGGTAACAAATGGCACTGGTTTGCTAGCTCATTGAGTAAGTTAAGCAACTCACTACGCCACCTTTCCATCATCCATTGGCGTAATGGTGACACTGGCCTCGAGGACTTCATGGAGCTGAGCTCGCCACCCATCTTCCTTGAGAAGTTCTACCTATGGGGCATGCTAAGTGCTCTACCACCATGGATCTCACATCTTAGCAACTTGGTTGACCTTTCGCTCCGAGAGAATTTCCTGTATGATGGGGAGATGGTCATGGAGCAGCTAGGGAGGCTTCCTAGCCTTCTTTCTCTCAAGCTATACCATCAGTCATACATGGGGAGAGAGCTCTACATCAGAGAAAACCTATTCCGCAGGCTCAAGCAGCTGATCTTGGACAACTTGCCCAACCTTAGCAAGCTCAGCTTCCAAGGAGGTGCCCCCGAGCTTGAGAGGCTCACGTTGGCCTTTCTCAAAGAGCCTATAGATGGAATCGTTGGCATTGATAAACTCCCGAGGCTCAAGGAGGTTGAATTCTTTGGCCATATTATTGTTGACTCTGTGGTGGAGGGGATGGTAGCGGTGTGTAAGACACATCCAAATAAGCCAAGAGTTTACAGGGATGATCGCCCTATGGAGGACTCTGAGTCATCTAGCTGA